Genomic window (Shewanella psychropiezotolerans):
CAGGGCGGCGTAGTCGGCACCTTGATGTCTAACTTAGGGCTTGAACTGGCTTTAGCCGATCTGGATATTCCCTTCCTGCGTTCCAAAGTGGGCGACCGTTACGTGATGCAGCTATTAAAAGAGAATGACTGGCGCATAGGCGGCGAGAATTCAGGTCATATCCTGAACTTAGATCATGGCACCACAGGAGATGGTATCGTTGCAGGGATATTGGTGCTTGCCGCTATGAGAAGACGCAATGCAAGCCTTGAAGACTTGACTGAGAATATTAAGATGCTGCCTCAGGTGTTGGTTAATGTGCGTTTTGAAGGCGAGCATAATCCGTTAGAGTCAGAAGAAGTGCTCGACGCTAAATTAGAGGTCGAGGCTAAATTGGGTGAGCGAGGCAGAGTTTTACTGAGAAAGTCCGGCACCGAGCCTTTGATTCGGGTCATGGTTGAGGGAGATATCGAAGCGGATGTCCTTATGCATGCAAATTATATTGCCGATAAAGTCAGAAATTTAGTTTAGGTTACTGCTAAATAGTAGGGGGACATCCATGATGGTTACCCCTATATAGTGCTATTTATACTCACAACGATGAATAATTAGCTTGGGGCGGCGGAAAAAGCAACGCTCCGACCATTAATCTAAAAAATTAGCGATTTAGCTATTGTAACTTAACAAGTGGTTCGCTATTATTCACGCCGCTTTCAGAGGAGATGGTAATGGCATTAAGACGTCCGATGGTTGCTGGTAACTGGAAAATGAATGGCAGTGCCCAGTTGGCACAAGAGCTTTTCAAAAAGTTTGCTACCAAGCTTCAAGATGATTCAGCGGAAGTGGTCTTGTGTCCACCGAGTATTTATCTCGAAAGCGTACGACAACAGCTAGACATGAACAAAGAAGCCTTAAATGGTTGTTTAGTCAGAATGGGCGCACAAAACCTGAGTCAACACGACTTCGGTGCTTATACTGGTGAAGTGTCTGGGCAGATGTTGAAAGATTCAGGATGTCGATATGTGATTATCGGCCATTCCGAACGTCGCCGTATGTACGGAGAGACGAGTGACATAGTGGCAGAGAAATTTGCTGCGGCTCAAAAACATGGTTTAACTCCGATATTATGTGTCGGTGAGTCTGGTCCAGCTAGAGAAGCGAGAAGAACTTTTGAAGTTATCGCCGAAGAGCTAGACATAGTCATTAAGAAAAATGGCACCATGGCTTTTGATAATGCAATTATCGCTTACGAGCCTTTATGGGCTGTAGGGACTGGTAAGAGTGCTACGCCAGAACAGGCGCAAGAAGTACACGCGTTTATACGCAAGCGTCTGTCTGAAGTGTCTCCATTTATTGGAGAAAATATCAGGATTTTGTACGGTGGTAGCGTAACACCGAGTAATGCAGCAGATCTTTTTGCTCAACCTGATGTAGATGGTGGATTGATTGGCGGCGTAAGCTTAAATTCAACCGAGTTTTTAAGTTTATGTTCCATAGCGATGAGCGCATAATATGTATGAAGTTCTAATGGTTGTTTACTTGTTGGTTGCGATTGGTCTAGTTGGACTAATTCTGATTCAACAAGGTAAAGGTGCTGACATGGGAGCCTCTTTCGGCGCCGGTGCTTCGGCTACTCTATTCGGGTCATCTGGTGCGGGTAACTTTTTAACTCGTTCTACTGCTGTATTAGCGATTGGCTTCTTTGCACTTAGTTTGATTATTGGTAATTTAAGTGCCAATCATACCAAGTCAGAAGACGCTTGGAATGATCTAACTAACGATGCAGCACAAGTTGTTGAACAAGTTAGTGAAGAAGTACAACAGACGGAAGATAAGATTCCTGATTAAGATAATCTGTGGCTAACCTCAAATTAGTCAGATAGATATAGATTGTCGATGTAAAAGTTACATGCGGATTTAGATATTCGTTATCTTAACCAGGATATAAAATATAGGTTAGTCACATACGGATGTGGTGGTGTCTTGATAGTAAGTTAGACACGCCAGTTTGTGGTAAACATCTAAACCAAGATGTAAAAACGGTCAGTCACATACGGATGTGGTGGTGTCTTGATAGTAAGTTAGACACGCCAGTTTGTGGTAAACATCTAAACCAAGATGTAAAAACGGTCAGTCACATGCGGATGTGGTGGAATTGGTAGACACGCCAGCTTGAGGGGCTGGTGAGCGCAAGCTCGTGGGGGTTCAAGTCCCCCATCCGCACCAACTTTTGATTTCAATTTTGAGGTCGAGAGTAATAAAGCGAGAGCTTATTCGCTTTGTTATTGCAAGTGTAGAGATAACTCAATATACTTGCAGCAGTTGACGCGGGGTGGAGCAGTTTGGTAGCTCGTCGGGCTCATAACCCGAAGGTCATCGGTTCAAATCCGGTCCCCGCAACCAGCTTCCCAATATCAGGCTAAAATAGCCTAATATTGGTTACAGGTTTTAAATTCAACGACCTCGTTATTACGGGGTTTTTTGTTATCTGTAACTTATAAAATGCTGCTTTTGCAGTGTTATACCGGGGCTATCTAGCCCTTTTTTGTTTTTCGGGGGGTAACCTTGGCTACTATAGAAAAAAAACTGGAAGAGATGCTTAAATCTCCAGTTGAAGCATTGGGGCATAGACTTTGGGGCTTGGAATATATCCAAGCGGGCAAACATTCAACACTTAGAGTGTATATCGATAATGATAAAGGTATCTTTATCGAAGATTGCGCCGAAACCAGTCGCCAGATAAGTGCTGTGCTCGATGTTGAGGATCCTATTTCAACCGAATATACATTAGAAGTTTCTTCTCCCGGTGTAGACAGGCCACTGTTCAGTGCTGAGCAGTATGGGAGCTACATCGATGAGACTGTAAAAATTCAACTGACTATGCCTGTTGCGGGTAGTCGTAATTTAAAAGGTACCGTTATAGGGATCGAGGGGCAGACGCTCACGCTTTCTGTAGATGGTAACGAACTGATTATTGCCTTGGATAATATCCGTAGAGGCAACCTAATCGCTAAGTTTTGATGGATTCAAAAATCAACGAGGCAAGAGGATGAATAAAGAGATTCTGCTAGTCGCTGAGGCGGTTTCAAATGAGAAAGGTGTTCCTCGCGAGAAGATTTTCGAAGCGTTGGAAATTGCTTTAGCCACAGCAACAAAAAAGAAGCACGTAGGTGAGATTGAAGTTCGCGTCGAAATCGATCGTAAGACCGGTGCTTACGAAACTTTCCGTCGCTGGCAAGTTGTAGAAGATACAGGTGAACCATTAGAGAACCCTTATGGTGAAATAACACTAGAAGCTGCTCAGTATGAAGATCCTGAAATACAACTTGGTGACTATGTCGAAGATGATATGGAGTCAGTTACGTTCGACCGTATCACGACGCAGACAGCCAAGCAGGTTATCGTACAGAAGGTACGTGAAGCTGAGCGAGCTCAAGTCGTTGAGCAGTTTCAGGACCGTGAAGGTGAGTTGATCACAGGTATCGTGAAGAAGAGCAACCGCGAGAGTGTGGTTGTCGATCTTGGCGGTAATGCCGATGCCGTTCTGTTCAAAGAAGACCTCATTTCACGTGAGAACTTCCGTCCTGGCGATAGAATTCGTGCCTTACTCTTCTCGGTTCGCCCTGAAGCTCGTGGTGCACAACTGTTCATGACTCGTACTAAGCCCGAAATGCTTATTGAACTTTTCCGCGTAGAAGTGCCGGAAATTGCCGATGAGATGATTGAAATCATGGGCGCGGCTCGTGATCCAGGTTCTCGCGCTAAGATTGCGGTTAAGTCGAATGACCGTAGAATTGATCCTATCGGTGCCTGTGTTGGCATGCGTGGTGCTCGAGTTCAAGCGGTATCTAACGAGCTAAACGGCGAGCGTGTCGATATTGTGCTTTGGGATGATAACCCGGCTCAGTTCGTGATCAATGCCATGGCGCCTGCCGATGTGGCTTCTATCGTCGTTGACGAAGATAGCCATTCTATGGATATTGCAGTCGAGGCTGACAACTTGGCTCAGGCC
Coding sequences:
- the secG gene encoding preprotein translocase subunit SecG; the encoded protein is MYEVLMVVYLLVAIGLVGLILIQQGKGADMGASFGAGASATLFGSSGAGNFLTRSTAVLAIGFFALSLIIGNLSANHTKSEDAWNDLTNDAAQVVEQVSEEVQQTEDKIPD
- the rimP gene encoding ribosome maturation factor RimP, with protein sequence MATIEKKLEEMLKSPVEALGHRLWGLEYIQAGKHSTLRVYIDNDKGIFIEDCAETSRQISAVLDVEDPISTEYTLEVSSPGVDRPLFSAEQYGSYIDETVKIQLTMPVAGSRNLKGTVIGIEGQTLTLSVDGNELIIALDNIRRGNLIAKF
- the nusA gene encoding transcription termination factor NusA produces the protein MNKEILLVAEAVSNEKGVPREKIFEALEIALATATKKKHVGEIEVRVEIDRKTGAYETFRRWQVVEDTGEPLENPYGEITLEAAQYEDPEIQLGDYVEDDMESVTFDRITTQTAKQVIVQKVREAERAQVVEQFQDREGELITGIVKKSNRESVVVDLGGNADAVLFKEDLISRENFRPGDRIRALLFSVRPEARGAQLFMTRTKPEMLIELFRVEVPEIADEMIEIMGAARDPGSRAKIAVKSNDRRIDPIGACVGMRGARVQAVSNELNGERVDIVLWDDNPAQFVINAMAPADVASIVVDEDSHSMDIAVEADNLAQAIGRNGQNVRLATQLSGWELNVMTVEDLQEKHQAESAKVVSLFVASLEVDEDFAQVLADEGFTSLEEIAYVPAAELMEIDGFDEDTVEALRERAKAAISTRALATEEALDGAEPSEELLALEGLEKHLAFVFASKGVITLEHLAEQGIDDLIDIEELTEEKAGELIMAARNICWFGDEE
- the tpiA gene encoding triose-phosphate isomerase; translated protein: MALRRPMVAGNWKMNGSAQLAQELFKKFATKLQDDSAEVVLCPPSIYLESVRQQLDMNKEALNGCLVRMGAQNLSQHDFGAYTGEVSGQMLKDSGCRYVIIGHSERRRMYGETSDIVAEKFAAAQKHGLTPILCVGESGPAREARRTFEVIAEELDIVIKKNGTMAFDNAIIAYEPLWAVGTGKSATPEQAQEVHAFIRKRLSEVSPFIGENIRILYGGSVTPSNAADLFAQPDVDGGLIGGVSLNSTEFLSLCSIAMSA